DNA from Denticeps clupeoides chromosome 7, fDenClu1.1, whole genome shotgun sequence:
accgtccccccacactgctccccgggcgcctgtcatggctgcccactgctcactcagggtgatgggttaaatgcagaggacaaatttcactgtgtgcaccgtttgctgtgctgctgtgtatcacgtgtgacaatcactccactatTTTAAAAAGAGGTTAAGgtcatgttttaaaatattcatatcttCATGACACTGACCCACTGTAGTCACTTATGTGTCagatttatttgtgtaaaacCACAAAAAGTAGGCTAGAGTAGTACCGTAGACTACAGTTTGagtggaaaatgtcacattcatcCATGAGGAGATTCAAACTTCTCTTTCTAATGCAAGAATAGACTGATTAGATTTTGGTGATCGAAGGTCAGATGTCAGAGTGACTGATTATTATCTACACTGTTACCTGTGGTGAATGATGACCAAATCCCATTAAACACATGCTGATTGGTTTTACTGATATTGACCTGTAGATGATTGACTTAACAACTTTTCTGTTCTTCTGTGCTTGTCAGTAAAATGACAAACTAAGGACAGAATCTTGGTCTTAGGACAGTATTAGGACAGTATTATCAGTGATACTTCACACTTCACCAAATAACTACCCTTAATTCCCCTATTACTAAATCATTCTAAAACTTAATGAGGTAACTAAATGATTTATACTAACATAATAGCCACTGTGGTTTATTTTCACAACACTTTACCCCCCTctagtgtctgtgtgttataCTCACAGCATGGAACCTCGTCCTGCATCTTTTCCCACACTCTGAAAGTCAGGTTTCCAAGGTGTTTGGCCTCGTCTATCAGCAAGCCTGGGGGCGTCTCTGGTTGTGGCTGTGATCTTTCAGCTCTGCGTGAATACAAGTCATTATTCTCCTGATGTCATCGAAAATAGAAGTCAGATAGAATAGAACCTGGAAGAGTGTCTTGCGCGTACCTTTCCATCAATGCTTTGAAGTTCTGTAAAACAGAGATTTGAAGAAGTTACTACTCTGAACTTGTCCAAAATCAATGGGAGGAAGGGCTGTTAGTATTGGAAAAGGAAACATCTGCACCTACCCGAACTACAGTTAGATCATTAGCAGCCATGTGCAGGTCCATGGTTTTTATGGTCTCTGAAAGTGAGTTTATCCTCGCAGTAACATCCATGGCTGTCTGTAAAACCCCCTGCATCTTCTCCGCTTCCTCTGTTTTCAGTGCTGAAAGTCTGGCATTCTCCTCTTTAATCAAAAACTCATGAAGCTTCAAAAACTCATCCTTCATACGGCCCCCTACTGTGCTGGCCTGGCCCTTGAATGCAAATATATTGTTAAAATAGTATCATTTGAATGACATTTGAGATTCCTGACAGGGTCCCTGCCATTACCTTAATATGTTCTAGAGCAGCATTCAATGTTGATTTAATGTGGGAGAGGTCACCAAGCTCATCCTGCAAAGTCTTCAATGCCGTGGACAGTTCAGCCTGCAAAGAAAGCGAGTTTTGATTATTTAGCTGACAGTCTTATGTGGAGTGATTTTGAATTCATTAACAGAAAACATTATTGAACACTTTCAGTGGAATCCTGCATCTCAGGACCATCTGGACCCATTCTGTGAATTCGTGTCAAATATTTCATGTGACATGTACTCCATGTAAGAGTTACTGCAAAATGGCCATGGCTCAGATTCCAGTTGCACCAAGAGGATCAAATGTGGTCAAAACAGCTGAGTGTGCAAAAGGAAGATTTATTGAACATTGAATTTGGGGGTGAGGGGTGTGACCCATTTAACACTATCTTTGTGCTTGTTGAGCATCTAATTTCAGAACAACACTTTTTACCTCGGGTCATGACAAagtgaaacaagaaaaaagaatatttaagaaCATATGAACATTAGTGAGGTGGGGCACTGGAAAAGGGAAAAGCTCGGCTTTTAGTCTGTCTTCCTATTCATCACAAAGGTACTCCTTGGTCTTTTTGGTTCAATCAGCCTGATCAGCTCATGTTCTTAAATACAAGAAGGCCTGTTACGCAAATCTGTTAGGGCATTAGCATAACAGATCACTGGAGGCATAAAAAACGCCCCAGACTACAATTCCTTCACCACCCTTCATAgtctttaaaatgcatttaatatgcACCCTGTCACCTACCAAAAATAGATGCAGTCAACACAGACTGTTAGATTAAGACGTGTGATTTGAAACAGAATCTTCCATAGGATTATATGAGCTTGGTTCTGAATGCTGTGACTATGAGGTTGACACATTACTCAACGATCACTTGCAAGAAACTTTCTTTAGTTGTTTCAAGATGCTTTCACTGAGAACAACATTTTCACTGAGAACATCATTTGACTGAGCAGGTCTAACAGGGCAGCATTTGAACAAAGTAACACCCAGCCCATTAGTATTTCAGTATTGGGCAATAGAAATTGCTGTTCGCTTGACTTTATGCATCAGTTAGCGATGGGTGGGGCTGAAACAAATAAATGGGCTGTAAATGTCAGCACACCATAGAAAAAAGTGTCATGTATGACTCTGTCAGTCCCATCGTGATCACCATACTATCAATTAGTTGATAGTTGATGTTCCTGAAGTTGGTTTATCATcagaataaacaaatgaaaaaacaaatttaatGAACTTGATTGTAGTCTGAACGTCACTTTTTGACAAGATTAGGACCTTAAACACAGGGGGAAAAAGGATCCTTTTGACACCCTTCTGACCCCATAAACTCAGAAGTCTGGCTAAGTGTggaaagctaaaaaaaaattagttacACTCAGAGACATTTTCCTCACTGGTTCCCCGTGTCAGATGAAAAGTGTGAGTATATGAGATTCACTGTATGCTTTCAGACTGGTTAAATATTACACGTTTTAGGCAGGCCACAGACAGAGGACTTTTGAGCACCAAATAAGGTCCCCCCGCCCCCCCAAGGAATGCTGATTTACGCCTTTGCATACTTTGGAATTTGTctgctttattgtttttttccgcCAATGTGCCCTGTATTAAAACAGGCCAGAAAAGCAGCTTTCTGTTAGCCTGTGGTTCTAGTTCCACAAAAGGCTGagaatatacacaaacacatgcgaGATATATTTCACAAAGTGACAGCTTATCGGCCCTAAAAGAGTATCTCGCGTCTCACTCACCCTACAATCGGTAGCAGTTTCTTCCAGGGGTGCACAGTCATGGCCTCTGTGCGTCTTGGAGGTCTGGCACACCACACAGATGGGCTGGTTGTCTTCTTGGCAGAAGAGCTTGAGCTTCTCCCCGTGCTGGAGGCAGAGCTGTATTGGCTCTGCTCTGGCCCTTTGGCTTCTCTTCTGTACAAAAGCCTCGCAGAGGTTCTTCAGCGCCAGGTTGGTGGGAGGATTCCGCTTTGACGACCTCCTCCTGCATACTGGGCAGTCGCGGGACACCGAAGTCGCCCAGAACCGCTGCAGGCAGCCTTTACAGAAGCTGTGGCTGCACAGCAACAGGACGGGGTCCCTGAagacatcacagcacacgggaCAGCAGAGGTCCTCCTCAGGAAGCGAAAGACTGGATGACATGTCCTTAAGCTGCTGCTTTTTAGGCGCCTTTGCCCTGCACTGCCCTGGATTTTCTACTGAGGCAGTCTATTGTTTTGCTAAACGACCCCTCCTCTGTTCTGCTTATCTCAGTGCCTCAGAAAGCAGTTGCAGCAAAGCCAGAATGACAACATTGTCAGCTTGAGTAGAGAAACGGGAAGTCAAGCATGATTGGTGCAGAGGTATTGTAATCGCGTCCTGTCGATTAGTCTGGTGCCTGAAATGGCATCGTTCATGCGCCGgcaccgctgtgtgtgtgtgtgtttgtgtgtgtgtgtgtgtgtgtgtgtgtgtgtgtgtgtgtgtgtgtgtgtgtgcgcgtgcatgtgCATAGTTCTGCATTGTTTCCTGAAATGGCACAGAGACTTTGAATATTGCATagttatccagagtgacttaaattacagtcaccctggagcggCATAGGAGTGAGGGTCTTTCTCAGGAGCGCCAAACTCCAAACTAAACCAaagtaatgacaaaaaaaagaaattaattctcCATACATTCAACAGtctcaaaaaacacacaaactctaATCTTTTGTTTGCAGTTCATCCTGCATAGAGGGGGAACTTTTCAGGATTAGAACATACGAAAACACCAAAAGTGAAGTAACTGGCTGATTCTGTAGATTCTGTAGGCTTTATGCCAAATGTTAAATGGCCAAGAAGCAAGTCAAACTGATGGTGATGTGTGAAGTAGATGTCATGTTCTCTGGACAGAGTATGGTATCTTGTGCCTTATTAAATATAACTTGTGCAAAATGCCTGAGCTGAAAGTGATGCCACCTCTTTTCAGTATTTGGACGTGACTTGCCACATTCCAACACCAGACATTCTGActcaatagggtggtagtagcctagtgggtaatataTATACAAGCCTAtacaccagaagaccacaaagtcccaggttcaaaccccacatactaacATTGTCCCTGAGTAAGATAGTAAACCctgagtggctccagggggactgtccctgtaactactgattgtaagtaaatgcctgaaatgtatatgtgtgtgtgtgtgtgtgttttgtatgcaACATAAATGAGGCAATGCTACATACATTTATTGAAGTGTCCATCAATGTCATTGCGTGGTGTAGTAGACGTATTGAATTGAATAAATTCACTGACAAGGAAGGTTTCTGATGACAGCCATCATTTTGTGTGTTGGAGATCAGGATAGAATTTTAAACAGCTTACTACAGAAAACGTATTAAGACGGTAAGGCCTGCACAGACTGGAGCCCAAATAGCAGCATCCTATCCGGTGTCTCCACGAGCTCAGggacctcctctctctcctccggTCCTTGGTTACCATGACGATGACGTCAGGTTGCACCACGGCGACGGTCCAGTGGCAGAGTGGGGGGCGGGAGTAGTGTCTGTCCGGGAGGGGAGCGGGATCATTCCGGAGCCTGGAGCCGCCGCCTCTGCCTGTTCCCCGCGCTTCTGTGACACCATGCGAGAGATCGTGCATCTGCAAGCCGGCCAGTGCGGCAACCAGATCGGGGCGAAGGTAAGACTACAATAAAATTGTAGTTCAaacgagttaaaaaaaaaaagatgaatagtTGCACGgggtgatgctgctgctgcgctGGAAGAGCGAAGATGGAGTCCGCCCTGTTGGAATGTTCCAGAAAGCCCGTGCAGAATGGTGATAATGGTGGACGATTAAAAAGCGGGTCCTTCGTGGCGGTGACACTCGCAGCAGCGACGGACAAAGAGCAAAGTGCTCCGGCAGGTGGAGAAGCGCCGGCTCCACGATGACCCCGACGCCGCCGGGTGGGGGTCTGGTTGGGGTTTTAATTCACGTCATGGGATCATCTGCGTTCATTCTGAATGCGATGGTGAAAAACCCCGTCGTTACCCACCCTTACCCCAAGTAcctttttataataaattaaaacgtatatttttatttattacgaAGATTATTTTTTAAGGACCCCACCCCCTTCGACATGAATTAACTCATTCATTCCTTTCAATTCAGTTCCAGTTTCCATCAGTGGTGGACTGTCTGGGCTACACAGCCTACACTGTTTACCGTGCGTTAACAAAAGCCAGTGGGCCAAATAAATCTATACCGAACGGTGCAAAAATGACTCCCGGTCTGGTGTGCTCCACCCCTTTCCTCAGTTCTGGGAGGTCATCAGCGATGAACATGGCATCGACCCCACTGGGACCTACCACGGTGACAGCGACCTGCAGCTGGACCGCATCAGCGTCTACTACAACGAGGCCACAGgtcaataaaatgcatttacatcatttacaccAACATTGTGCGGGAAAATGGCCACCATGAGGTTCGGGTGTTTCGTTTTTACTGgcgtgttttgtttttttttcctccacaggAGGGAAGTATGTGCCCCGAGCCATTCTGGTAGATCTGGAGCCAGGGACCATGGACTCCGTGCGGTCTGGGCCCTTTGGCCAAATCTTCCGACCTGACAACTTTGTATTTGGTCAGCAGAAGTTTacattttgcataaaaaaaactgcaataaaaTTGGTCACCTTTCCATTCATGCACATGCTCTCATTATTTGTCACAGGCCAGAGTGGAGCTGGAAACAACTGGGCCAAGGGCCACTACACGGAGGGGGCCGAGCTGGTGGACTCTGTCCTGGATGTTGTGAGGAAAGAGGCCGAGAGCTGCGACTGCCTTCAGGGCTTCCAGCTCACCCACTCCCTGGGCGGCGGCACGGGCTCCGGAATGGGCACCCTCCTCATCAGCAAGATCCGCGAAGAGTATCCCGACCGCATCATGAACACCTTCAGCGTCGTGCCTTCCCCCAAAGTGTCCGACACCGTG
Protein-coding regions in this window:
- the LOC114794097 gene encoding tripartite motif-containing protein 35-like — protein: MSSSLSLPEEDLCCPVCCDVFRDPVLLLCSHSFCKGCLQRFWATSVSRDCPVCRRRSSKRNPPTNLALKNLCEAFVQKRSQRARAEPIQLCLQHGEKLKLFCQEDNQPICVVCQTSKTHRGHDCAPLEETATDCRAELSTALKTLQDELGDLSHIKSTLNAALEHIKGQASTVGGRMKDEFLKLHEFLIKEENARLSALKTEEAEKMQGVLQTAMDVTARINSLSETIKTMDLHMAANDLTVVRNFKALMERAERSQPQPETPPGLLIDEAKHLGNLTFRVWEKMQDEVPCFPVTLDPNTAHPCLTLSDNLTALHYSSFTHSLPSSPQRFRMSAEVLGSTGFNSGTHHWDVEVEGNNDWILGVAYGSVKRNEEISARPENGFWTMCLRDGVFRAMTSPPTALEVHGKPQRIRVKLDWERGEVSFSDPTEVTILFTFTHTFVEDIFPYFYTQNEDPLRIVPTIVSTTWNA